In a genomic window of [Empedobacter] haloabium:
- the rsmH gene encoding 16S rRNA (cytosine(1402)-N(4))-methyltransferase RsmH has product MTNTAVPEFQHRTVLLDEAVDALAIAGARADGIYIDGTFGRGGHSRLLLSRLGRNGRLIAFDKDPQAIATAQGVADARFTIVHDSFATMAAALAERGIAHVDGVLLDLGISSPQVDDAARGFSFRNDGPLDMRMDTTRGISAAQWLATESEQTLEKVIREYGEERFAFQIAKAIVARRAVEPISSTRQLAGIVAGAVKTREKGKDPATRTFQAIRIFVNQELEDLEAGLRQAYDALAIGGIMAVISFHSLEDRIVKRFFADKVNVAQPDRRLPIRAVDLPQPEMKLLAKIKPSDAEVDANPRARSAVMRVAQRLATNHPGAAR; this is encoded by the coding sequence ATGACCAACACAGCGGTGCCAGAATTCCAGCATCGTACGGTGCTGTTAGACGAAGCGGTCGATGCGCTGGCCATTGCCGGCGCGCGCGCCGACGGCATCTACATCGACGGCACCTTCGGCCGCGGTGGCCACAGCCGCCTGCTGCTGTCGCGCCTCGGCCGCAATGGCCGCCTGATCGCGTTCGACAAGGACCCGCAGGCCATCGCCACCGCGCAAGGCGTTGCCGACGCGCGGTTCACCATCGTCCACGACAGCTTCGCCACCATGGCGGCGGCGCTGGCCGAACGCGGGATCGCGCACGTGGACGGCGTGCTGCTGGACCTGGGCATCTCGTCGCCCCAGGTGGACGACGCGGCACGCGGTTTCTCCTTCCGCAATGACGGCCCGCTCGATATGCGCATGGACACCACGCGCGGCATCTCGGCGGCACAGTGGCTTGCCACGGAATCCGAACAGACACTGGAAAAGGTAATCAGGGAATATGGGGAAGAACGGTTTGCTTTTCAGATTGCAAAGGCGATTGTTGCTCGCCGGGCAGTCGAACCAATTTCAAGCACACGACAGCTTGCCGGCATCGTGGCAGGCGCGGTCAAAACCCGGGAGAAGGGCAAGGATCCGGCCACAAGGACCTTTCAGGCTATCCGGATTTTCGTCAATCAGGAGCTTGAGGACCTCGAAGCAGGCCTGAGGCAGGCCTACGACGCGCTGGCGATCGGCGGCATCATGGCCGTCATCAGCTTCCATTCGCTGGAAGACCGCATCGTCAAGCGCTTCTTTGCCGACAAGGTCAACGTGGCCCAGCCGGACCGCCGGCTGCCGATCCGCGCCGTCGACTTGCCGCAGCCGGAAATGAAGCTGCTGGCGAAGATCAAGCCGTCGGACGCCGAGGTCGACGCCAATCCGCGAGCTCGCTCGGCCGTCATGCGTGTGGCGCAGCGCCTCGCCACCAACCATCCGGGAGCGGCACGATGA
- the ftsL gene encoding cell division protein FtsL — translation MSGKINAVLAALLVICALSLVRSQYEARHLFIELERAQSQARQLDIEWAQLQLDQSTLGKHARIEEIARRDLEMTPLTPARTQYLTEGGE, via the coding sequence ATGAGCGGCAAGATCAACGCCGTGCTGGCCGCGCTGCTGGTCATCTGCGCGCTGTCGCTGGTGCGCTCGCAATACGAGGCGCGCCACCTGTTCATCGAACTGGAACGCGCGCAGTCGCAGGCGCGCCAGCTCGATATCGAATGGGCCCAGCTGCAGCTCGATCAGTCCACCCTGGGCAAGCATGCCCGCATCGAGGAAATCGCCCGGCGCGACCTGGAAATGACGCCCCTGACGCCGGCGCGCACGCAATACCTGACGGAGGGCGGCGAATGA